aaaatgaggattttgaaccaaaatctgttgaagaatgtcgacatagaaaagattggcttcaatgTAAAGAAGCagtcgaggcagaattaaactcactttcaaaacgtcagatttttggaccagtagtctgaacaccagaaggtgtcaaatTTGTGGGataaaaatgagtatttgtgagaaaaagaaatgaatataacaaaatcacaagatataaagcaagactaattGCACAAGTTTTTTTATAAAGACCTAGCATTAATTATAATGAGGCATATTCTTCAGTCGTGGATGCAATtatactaagatatttaattggtctgacttTGTATTGAaatctggatatgcatcttatggatgtagtcacaatatatttatatggatctctcgataatgatatttatgatggaacacgagacatgcgcagcggaataaggatctaattacactctaattgtttttaattaaaaggaaaatagtatgcaaatgaaagaaaaaacagtaaattaaaaattacctttgaagctcccgaaatgCTTTTATTAactgaatctcgacccaaactctttcgaaccaccactagagctgacttactatcctctggactcagaatcgggttgtgggacccgatggatgaagaacccgagagaaagaaagagatggaaaaagaagatggaattttggGTTAGGTTTGGATTTTGAATTTGCTCCAAAGTAGTgattttttcagcccaaatttagaaaacaattttggaaaaatggcaaaagttttttctccaaattgaaagcccaattttataggaaaaaaaccatgcaaaattgaatgaaacaaattcataaaaatccaacacctagaatccactatctaagtgggcttaatgtcttcACTATAATCCaatacctagcccactattttgttagtggaattatccaacaaaagtttggattttcccactaactttattcaaagggcaaaatagtctttttgtcaaagtcaaactttgaccgaaaagtcaatattttgactttttataattttttctccGTGTCGACTAATTTTGatctcccgagcatgaatccgcattcattttctcgaaattcaaatcacatttgaatataaggtcggtcaaagtttgacttttcaaagtcaaaagtcaactctttgactttttacatctttgaccatttccattatttccgagcttctgaatatgaacatattcatattcttgatatttaaatcacatttaaatattaaagctgtatctctaaactgaaaaactgaccactatatcacatatacttgtcggtttctctctcttcacctaattcgaacaattcgaattattctatcatactgttctaagtttattccatatgagctagtagggaaacctaatggacctatagatcatgggcttcaacgatccgagattagctggctaaaactcttttagacggagctaatcaacattcgttaactaacgggtcattccactatagtcccgtagttgcactcctctcactatagatatatttgtgtccatatgatataaccatgattagtaagctaatccttcataggttgttcgtaatctcggctgggtcataaaaaccgttttacccccaagactacattttgttccttaagttccactggtcctctaatgaacaattggtttaagttccaacctataaaccaaacccctctcacGCCAaggagagagtggggccccttgttcaagacctggattcagtactaaagaaAACAACCTGTCTACTAttcctataatgggtaggagtgaattccgtcttgtaccctatgttctcagctatccacctgatcttacccctgaaatgggaggcttattgggctagcgataatgagttgccctcatctatgtagatctaaggataattccaagtgaacaggagttcatagttagctcaggatttagattaagttacctaggtcatcaattaacgaaatagtcagttttatacataaaacgacatttagaacataaaaagtgactatttcatagttcagtcttatgtaaactcattgcataagatgcccccactcatatatctctgtatgaacgattcaggatcacatcgtttgtactaactacaaagtgggtcgcatccatagtgtccccagaacaaaacgcccagccttatccctatactgtagaccattttggctatatatttgaacttgatccacatttatgtcactacataaagttcaaactacattaaatagcctcaggatcttagtttattggattcaagattacaatttcaataacaattttatcgaaaaacaaaacagaatatgtttatcaatttacaaactacgagttttaggacataaaatccaacaatttatatgagaatcccaaaaggatttaaggtacttgaaacatataaatcaaattcccgggaattgtattcaataaatttatagaGATTACTATATGGATTTAAGCAATCATGGCGAATGTGGTAtaatcgcctgagtggatatttgttgaaagaaggatattaaaataattcaatatgtcTGTGTacatttataaagaaatcatagtcaggatttgctattataattgtatatgttgatgatttaaatataattgacattcttgaagagctttcaaaggcaatagaatatcttaagaaagaatttgagataaaaaatCTCGAaaagacaaaattttgtcttaattttgcaaattgagcatttagcagatggtATGattgttcatcagtcaactaATACAGGAAAATTTTAGAAggttttatatggacaaagcccatccattaaatattctaatGGAAATccgttcactagatgtgaagaaagatacaTTTCGACTTCAAAATGATGACGAAGAAATACTTGATCCTGAAacaccatatcttagtgcaattggtttacttatgtatcttgctaactAGAGATGTCCATTCCTTCACGGGGCTGGGCCTCCCGCGGACCTACCCCAAACGGGGCGGGGAATCCTCGATTGGATGGGGAATGAGGGAGGGAGTgtggataattttttttccactaAATAGGGATAGGAATAGGGATTATATTCTCCGTCCCCATTCCCGGACCCATCCTCCCTCCCCCGATGAATACAATAtatacatttatatttatataataataataataagtgttattattattattattacaaaccgatattttatttatatcaacaaaatatgagtttataataataattatattatgattattataattattttatttatatacactttacaataatcatggtataaaaaattatcattttctcattttcatttCAACATTTTTGTACTTCAATACAATTCTAAGTTTGTTTTAACATTTAAGACTTTCTTCCTTAAGACCACAAATGTTTTAGTATTTTTTGCACAtataataggattaaattatatttttgcaCACATAATAGTATTACTTTTATTAGAAAGTTTTATAgtattttctttgaataaaaaatgtattgaaaataactcatttaaaatatatatataattttatttagttgagaataaagTTAAACATTgctaaaaatgaatatattaaaaaagcGAAAGGAAAGATTTTCCCCGTGGGGAACCAAATCTCCATGAATTCCCCATGTGGGATCCTCATCCCGATCCCCGCAAGAAATTTTGTGAGGACAGAAAATGAAATTAGGGGTGGGGATGGGGACGAAGAAGGCTTCCTCATCCCGATCCCCGCAAGAAATTTTGTGAGGACAGAAAATGAAATTAGGGGTGGGGATGGGGACGAAGAAGGCTTCCTCATCCCCGCCCCatcccgtggacatctctattgctaataatacaagactaggtattgcattttcaataaaaagacattggaatgaaattaagcATAGATTCTATTGTTTATGAAGAACGATCGATatgagtttattttattcatataaatcaaattttgatctagttagtTTTgtagattttggatatttatatGATCAACACAATGTTAGAACGCAAACAtgttatctattcacatatgGAGGAACTGTTATATCTTGATGATCAATGAAACAAACCATAACGGTcatttcctcaaatcatgctgaaattctcgCAATTCACAAGGTTAGTAAAAAAATGTGTATggttaagatcaatgactcaataCATTCATggaacatgtggcttgtcttctagtaaaaatcttccaacgatattatacgaagacaataCAACATGTATAgctcaaatcaaatgaggatacattaaaggagatagaacaaaacatatttcacctaagcttttctacactcatgatcttgaagaaaattgtgacattattgtacaacaaatttgtttgaatgATAACctagcagacttatttacaaaatcattaccaaccgcaacctttgaaaaattgtgTAGAACATTGAAATGCGGCTATTCAGAGATCTCAAGGGATGTTTCCGTAAGAAGAAGCAAATATATTGTACTCTTTTAgaagtatataaaatatatacttttttttccttcactaagaATGAGTTTTTTTCATAGTATAGTTTTAATGAAGCAAATTTCATATATATGTAACGAGTACTAAGgataagtattataaatatcacaATATATGTGTAAAATAGATACTCATTCTTAGTGTCAAAGGACCAAGTTGCATTTGCCCATTACACTATGTGTCTCAAGACTACACACTGTTCATGTAATCCTCCTCTTACATGTCAAATTACCtgtaaatagtggcatttgatAGGTTTTTTAGTAGAGTGCatattggtgagaaatccaaATAATTTGgagccaatttttttttttttttttttaatttcctaattttggttatttattttgtatatttaaatatttatattatattatattttttatacacGTGTTTCCATTATGTCTCATTTTACTacttaatttagatttttatctAAAATCATGGCCAAGAaatagaattaaggaaatttttatCGAATAATACAAAGAGGCAAAAAGACTTATCCTATATTCCATGTTTGGAATATTTATGATAATATAGCAACTGTTGACCTGTCAAagtattagttttttaaaaattccaaaTTTGCTTCTCTTTCCCTTTATTATATTTCCTTCCTGACATTTctgatttaattcttttcagGGGCGCGTCTTTGTCTCAAAAGAGGAATGTTCgaagaattttgaattttgaagctTTCTGATTCGAAATCGTCTCTCCGATTCTGTCACTGATAtcaagctatcagtgatagcttctatcaatgtATAATGTTGAGTGATACCTTCTATCACTAATCTCAAATGTTTAGTTCTAGGACTACTTGCATAGATAGtcattatataataaatattagagtttatataataagaaaaaactaATTGCAAACATAGAGTTTTTATAATGTCGTTTTAGGCCCAGAAATTTGAAAAGACAAAAATGGATATCACAGTGTGGCCCATTTTGAAGAGACGCATATTTCGACAACAATTATTCTTCCACGAGTTTGACCCATTTTCATGCCCTACCATCCTTTGAAATCAGGAAGATAAATTAATTGCAAGCGATTCATCTTCaataataggtttaaaaggtccTCTTTGTTAacaaaagtatttaaattaaCAGGTCTGTCCAAGTAGATTATTTAAATGTCGATGTGCCTTGTTGATTAAGTTGATGATTTGGATTAAAATTTGTCTCATGAAGTTCGTCTTCACGAAAAATGAACTCAACAAACTCAACATTATGTCATTTCTGTCTTTTGTCTCTTCACGAGATAAACTTCACgagaaatgaactcaacttaCTCAAATTCACATCATTTTTGTGTGAAataacttcacgagacaaattTAAATCCAAATAATCAACTTAGTTAACAAGCcacatcaacatttaaataatcTACTTGGATAGATATGTTAATTTAAACAGTTCTGTTAACGAAGATGACCTTTTAAACCTATAATTCAAGATGAATAGTTTACAACTAATTCAAGACTTGAAAATGGACCAGACCCATAGAAGAAGGGTGATTGTCGAAATAGACTTCTCTTCGAAATGGACCGGACCATGATATCCATTTTTGTCTTTTCAGATTTCTAGGCccgaattatttttttttcttattatataaactctaatatttattatataacgaCTAGGCAAACAGCCCTACGCCGCTTCGGTCCTTCGCGCGAGAAACGGAGTTCAAGAAATGGAGTCACCAAGCAAATCGGAGAGCATTTGCAGAGACCCgagaattgttgaagatgatgatgatgctgaTCCGCCATTGCTGAGCTCTCATGCCCTAGCTGCACTCAAGGAGTTCCTTACCGAGCAAACCCAGCCCTCCACTGAACCTCACTTAGAAAATGGAGTTTCCGAGGACTCAGAGGTCGCTTTAGTGGCGGAGGATTGGAGGCTGAGTCAATTCTGGTACGACCGCGATACGGCGGAGACAGTGGCTAATGAGGTTCTTACGCTATGCCAGAACTTTAATTCTCCTCGTGTCGCCTGTATTGCTTGTCCGACTCTCTACACCTATCTGAAGGTAATTGGATAGTCGTTTTCTTTTATCACATTACGGAActtgatttttgtgtttaatTTTCTGTTCTTTGGATGTTCTGCTTTAATTTTCTTAGTTGAGCCTGGAATTTCAAGTGGGGAGCAGATAAATATACACGTCTTTAATCTTACCGATGATAAGAATTTGTTTTAGTTGCTTTTTTACCAACGTAGCATGTGTTATGAACTTATCATATACCTAACATCTTGAACTTAAAACAAATACAAGTTGCACAAGGAATGATCTGTTGTTTCACTTTATAGTTAAAAATTTGTTAATGTTACATTAATGAGTGGAAAATTTCGTTAATCGAAATAGGGATGATGTTGTATCTGTTAAGAGGCTGAAGGGCTCTCTAATTGATGGGATATCGAAAGGGAAAATTTACAGATATACATATCTAAAGAGTCATATCTCAAAGGAGGAAAAATAACCTATTTTCAAACTCAGGATCACTAAACTATGGCCTGAAATATTCTGATGTTTGAGCTCCAAAGACATGGCTCCAATGAATAAGGTCTTCTCAGCTTTAGGTTTGCCGTGAAGACAGTGTAAAAAACACTTCACAGTTGCAGTAGAAAATAATTCAACTGACGGCCAGCACCATGTAGATTATTGAAAAGAACCAGGATCAAACTATTGGAAAAGGTGTATTTTATAGGGTGGCCTCCATATATTTTCATTAACTTACTACATGCGAGAGTCCGAAGAAGAATTTTATATTTAAGGGGCCTTGCTAGATAATTCCTCTTGGAACAGCTTCTTGATTCTCATTGCCTTTAGCATTGGTGAGATGAGATCCCCTGGACGAGTAATATTCGACCTTTTGTTATCATCTTGGCCATTCAGTTAGTCTTCTTCAATGGTACACACCAAGGGTTACCCCATTCTAGAACTTCCCATCATTAAGAGTCTATTTGAATCTTAGGTTCCTGGTATGCCCTCCATTTTGGACttctttgattattttatgGTGGCCTGACCATGCACTATAGCATGCAATTTGGGAGGAGAGTAGAAAAGACCGATTTGATGATTATCTAtgaaattttcacaaaattttgGAAACACTTTCCTCCAGCCAGGAATACTATACCTTGGGCATGTAAAGCTACAAAGTAGGCCAGGATCTCTGAGCCATTGATGAGCATCATATGCCATAACCATGTTTTCTAAGAATGATCTGTACCACAAGATGTCATGTTCCATGTGACTCCAAAGCCTTTCAGATATTGAGgctattttctttctaaatagTTGACAATGACAAACCGTCATAATCCTTTGAAAGAAAATCAATCTCAAGTGACTGTCTCCTTCAAAGTCCAAGCCTTTCCGCAAGAATTAGTGACAATTTTCTCAATTGTCCTTGCAAATTTTGGAGGGAATTTAAACAAGGAGagatagtataagggtgtatttTCTGAGTGGCTTGAACTAATGTTTACCACCTTTAGAGAAATTGGACTTCATTTGTTCTTTTTCCCAATTCACGTTGTCTTAATCTATTCGAAGTTAACCTGGATAAgaaacctttttattttttgatctTTCTCTCATTCACCACTTCATTAGTAATCAAAATTGGGTTGATCATCTGCCTATCATTCATGATAGCCCTTTAGTTATTTGAAATGGTAGCATGATTGTATCATGCACATGTTTTGTTCAATTATCAAGGAGTTGCATTCAAATCAATGAATGAAGGAATGGTAATTAAGAAGTTTTGGTCATGAACCACAATATACCAATATAACTTAAGGAAGCTAGCATGCCAAAGATAATAGGAAGAGACCAAGACCTGTGCCACCTACCATTAATCATATGCAGAACCTCTCTTCATATTCATTAATAACCTTGGATGGGAAATATGTTGTCTGCTCTGCTCAATAATGAAACCATACCGCATACTGAATTGTCCTGATGAACAATCCTTTGTTTGTAAAGGCATCGAATGAACTTCAAATGAtagtagaagaaaatttttgtgattGCTAGCAGAAGAGTATTGATGATCTGGTGCCAGGAGGCAAATGTTTCATACCTTCTGGTGCATGAAgtcaacttatttttttttagttaatacAATTCATATCTGAGGTGTATCCAGACACACAAGGAAAGATGACTGTAGATTTGTAGTGTTCCATAACTGTACTCCAAGAGGAAGGATTCGGTCCACACATAAGAAATTTCTAATATCAACAAAAGAGATATAGAAGATGTAAAACATTTTCCGAAAGGATTTGGAATTTTACCATTTGCCTCGTAAAGTCCCAAATTATTTGTAAACATAAATTCCAATATAGAGACTTTAATTTATTGGGGCCAGATGAGACATTGGTGATTCTAACATGCAACCATGTGTAATTTCTTCAAGCGTTCTGTAGCCCATTTTCTTGCAGAACTAACCAGCTTCTCTATTGACTAATATATTGCCTTAGTCTGATCTTCATTTGTCAGAAAATTGGTCCCCATGTATCTGCACAACTGCTTGAGTATGACAAACGCTTTTCCCAACATGGTAGTGAATTCACATTTTACGATTACAATGAACCAGAAGAATTGCCGATGGAATTGAAGCACAATTTTCAGATTGTTGTAGCAGATCCTCCTTACCTGGTGAGAAATAATGTCTTCGTCTATGATTAGTTTTTTCACACTTTTGGATGCTTAATTTGTGAATCGGGATTTTCTTTTTTGTCCAACACCTCTATTTTTTCTGATTATCATTCACATCCTTATCAAAATGCTTTCAGCAAAATCTATTTCTTTACTCACCCAGCTTTAACCTTCTATCTGAATAAGCAAGTTGTGTGCAACAATACAT
The nucleotide sequence above comes from Benincasa hispida cultivar B227 chromosome 3, ASM972705v1, whole genome shotgun sequence. Encoded proteins:
- the LOC120072629 gene encoding EEF1A lysine methyltransferase 1; amino-acid sequence: MESPSKSESICRDPRIVEDDDDADPPLLSSHALAALKEFLTEQTQPSTEPHLENGVSEDSEVALVAEDWRLSQFWYDRDTAETVANEVLTLCQNFNSPRVACIACPTLYTYLKKIGPHVSAQLLEYDKRFSQHGSEFTFYDYNEPEELPMELKHNFQIVVADPPYLSKECLEKVTRTISFLAQHSESYLLLLTGEVQAERAAELMGFHPCGFRPHHSSKLGNEFRLFTNYNPGMRLGGWEQ